In the Cryptosporangium minutisporangium genome, one interval contains:
- a CDS encoding molybdopterin-dependent oxidoreductase, with protein MTRTAYRTCPLCEAVCGLEITLSGRDVVRVRGDRDDVFSRGFLCPKGATLGDLDQDPDRLTEPLLRRDGVLTPVSWDEAFAAVEAGLSRVIAEHGRESIGLYFGNPNAHTLGGGLYLGPLRKAIGTRNVYSAASVDQLPKHVSAGLMFGDPTAIPVPDLDRTDYLLMLGANPLESNGSLCTAPDFPGRLKALRARGGQLVVVDPRRTRTAGIADRHLFIRPGTDPYLLLGIVHTLFAENLVTDLDDRFTGVDELRVLAEEFSPAAMASVCGVPAEEIETLARELAGAPTAVVYGRIGTSTAEFGTLTSWLVDVITALTGNLDRPGGGMFGMPPHGRTRWRKPFTTGRWRSRVRDLPEAIGELPVATLADEIRTPGEGQVRALVTVAGNPVLSTPDGPGLDAALGTLDFMLSVDPYLNATTRHADVILPPPRILEAGHYDVALLGFAVRRVARYSPPVLDLPAGRPSEAQILAKLALIAAGQGAGADPELLDEGIIGGTLARAVADPSSPVHGGDPAVLAKELTGAGGAERRLDLMLRLGTYGDGFGAQPGGLSLQRLLDAPHGLDLGPLEPTLDALLATASGKVELAPAPIVADLSRLRAGADVRRDGFVLVGRRNLRTNNSWSHNVPTLAGGSNRCTLQMNPEDASRLGLAAGQEVRVRSRVGTVATVLEPSATIMPGVVSLPHGFGHGLPGTRQRVAEQTAGVNANTLTDPELIDVLSGTAVLNGIPVEVVG; from the coding sequence GTGACCCGCACCGCGTACCGGACCTGTCCGCTTTGCGAAGCCGTCTGCGGCCTCGAGATCACGCTCTCCGGGAGGGACGTCGTCCGGGTTCGCGGCGACCGGGACGACGTCTTCAGCCGCGGCTTCCTCTGCCCGAAGGGGGCGACGCTCGGCGACCTCGACCAGGATCCCGACCGCCTGACCGAGCCCCTTCTCCGCCGGGACGGCGTGCTGACGCCGGTCTCCTGGGACGAGGCGTTCGCCGCGGTGGAGGCCGGGCTCAGCCGGGTGATCGCGGAGCACGGTCGGGAGTCGATCGGGCTGTACTTCGGGAACCCCAACGCGCACACCCTCGGCGGCGGGCTCTACCTCGGGCCGCTGCGCAAGGCGATCGGCACCCGCAACGTCTACAGCGCGGCCAGCGTCGACCAGCTGCCGAAGCACGTCTCGGCCGGGCTGATGTTCGGCGACCCGACCGCGATCCCGGTGCCCGACCTCGACCGCACCGACTACCTGCTGATGCTCGGCGCCAACCCGCTCGAGTCCAACGGCAGCCTCTGCACCGCACCGGACTTCCCCGGCCGCCTCAAGGCGCTGCGGGCCCGCGGCGGACAGCTCGTCGTCGTCGACCCGCGGCGCACCCGCACCGCCGGGATCGCCGACCGGCACCTGTTCATCCGCCCGGGTACCGACCCCTACCTGCTACTCGGCATCGTGCACACGTTGTTCGCCGAGAACCTGGTGACCGACCTGGACGACCGGTTCACCGGCGTCGACGAGCTCCGCGTCCTGGCCGAGGAGTTCTCGCCGGCGGCGATGGCGTCGGTCTGCGGTGTTCCGGCGGAGGAGATCGAGACGCTGGCCCGCGAACTCGCCGGGGCGCCCACCGCGGTCGTCTACGGCCGGATCGGCACGTCCACGGCCGAGTTCGGCACGCTGACCAGCTGGCTCGTCGACGTGATCACTGCGCTGACCGGCAACCTCGACCGTCCCGGCGGCGGCATGTTCGGCATGCCGCCGCACGGCCGCACCCGCTGGCGCAAGCCGTTCACGACCGGCCGCTGGCGCAGCCGGGTCCGCGACCTGCCGGAGGCCATCGGCGAGCTGCCGGTCGCGACCCTCGCCGACGAGATCCGGACGCCCGGCGAGGGCCAGGTGCGTGCGCTGGTCACGGTGGCGGGCAACCCCGTGCTCTCCACTCCGGACGGGCCGGGGCTGGACGCCGCGCTCGGCACGCTCGACTTCATGCTCAGCGTCGACCCGTACCTGAACGCGACCACCCGGCACGCCGACGTGATCCTCCCGCCGCCGCGGATCCTGGAAGCCGGCCACTACGACGTCGCGCTGCTCGGGTTCGCGGTGCGGCGGGTGGCGCGGTACTCACCACCGGTGCTGGATCTCCCGGCCGGACGCCCGAGCGAGGCACAGATCCTGGCGAAGCTCGCGCTGATCGCTGCCGGGCAGGGCGCCGGGGCCGACCCGGAGCTGCTCGACGAGGGAATCATCGGCGGGACGCTCGCCCGAGCCGTCGCCGACCCGTCGTCACCGGTGCACGGAGGCGACCCGGCCGTGCTGGCGAAGGAGCTGACCGGTGCCGGCGGTGCCGAACGGCGGTTGGACCTGATGCTGCGGCTCGGCACCTACGGTGACGGGTTCGGTGCACAGCCCGGCGGGCTCTCGCTGCAGCGGCTGCTGGACGCTCCGCACGGCCTCGACCTGGGGCCGCTGGAGCCGACGCTCGATGCGCTGCTGGCCACCGCGTCCGGCAAGGTCGAGCTGGCGCCCGCGCCGATCGTCGCCGACCTGTCCCGGCTCCGCGCCGGCGCCGACGTGCGACGAGACGGGTTCGTGCTGGTGGGACGGCGGAACCTCCGCACGAACAACAGCTGGTCGCACAACGTCCCCACGCTCGCGGGTGGCTCGAACCGGTGCACGCTGCAGATGAACCCGGAGGACGCATCCCGGCTCGGGCTCGCCGCCGGCCAGGAGGTACGGGTGCGGTCGCGCGTCGGCACGGTCGCGACCGTGCTGGAGCCGAGCGCGACGATCATGCCGGGGGTGGTGAGCCTGCCGCACGGGTTCGGACACGGCCTGCCCGGTACCCGGCAGCGGGTCGCCGAGCAGACCGCGGGCGTCAACGCGAACACGCTCACCGACCCGGAACTGATCGACGTGCTGAGCGGCACCGCGGTACTCAACGGCATCCCGGTGGAGGTCGTCGGTTAG